The following coding sequences lie in one Macrobrachium nipponense isolate FS-2020 chromosome 45, ASM1510439v2, whole genome shotgun sequence genomic window:
- the LOC135214306 gene encoding uncharacterized protein C16orf52 homolog A-like has product MDKLTIISGALFLAADVFAVVSLAMPDWIVSDIGGDTRLGLLWTCETLYNRSQVCYAPSLGGAWLVTLGCVVVGCVCVTATIVLLALSHCRISVHVMTYARWVGFTAMVLFCLAAVVFPMGFYVEEIGGEPYQLPNSFQVGYSYIFFVLALWMTVVSELFAGKVCLPHF; this is encoded by the exons ATGGATAAATTAACGATCATCTCGGGAGCTCTGTTCCTGGCAGCTGACGTCTTCGCCGTCGTCAGTCTCGCGATGCCCGACTGGATCGTGTCGGATATCGGAG gTGACACAAGGCTTGGATTGCTGTGGACTTGTGAAACATTGTATAATAGGTCTCAG GTGTGTTATGCACCATCTCTAGGTGGCGCATGGCTTGTTACACTGGGTTGTGTTGTGGTCGGATGCGTTTGCGTCACGGCAACGATTGTACTCTTGGCGTTATCACATTGCCGCATCAGTGTACATGTAATGACATATGCTCGATGGGTTGGATTCACTGCaa TGGTGCTGTTCTGTCTTGCTGCTGTGGTCTTCCCCATGGGATTTTACGTTGAAGAGATTGGTGGTGAGCCTTACCAGCTTCCTAACAGTTTTCAG GTTGGATACTCATACATATTCTTTGTGTTGGCACTGTGGATGACAGTCGTCTCCGAACTGTTCGCTGGAAAGGTTTGCTTACCCCACTTCTGA